A stretch of the Bacillus sp. B-jedd genome encodes the following:
- a CDS encoding YsnF/AvaK domain-containing protein — protein MGKRVVGVYNTEEELIEAIERYQNEGNTLSNLSVYGNTGGTMSRLGNLTGVTEETLPEERTTKNRGFFESIASAFEGSDNTGESSYYDNLVGMGLGDSEAREYAGDLESGRIILFEDTAGATGTYGYSGASISNTNNNLDTDTRAGLSGQTLDTDDERTLELREEELNVNKERVQTGEVEIHKDVVEEQKTIDVPVSRQEVYVDRRPVDGVRADAGTIGDDETIRVPIVEEKVEVTKKPVVNEELVIGKKEVQSTEQVVENVKREEAHIESDGDVDIDDDKRNDRF, from the coding sequence ATGGGTAAAAGAGTAGTTGGTGTATATAATACAGAAGAAGAATTGATTGAAGCCATTGAACGTTATCAAAACGAAGGTAATACACTAAGCAATTTATCCGTTTACGGAAATACCGGCGGAACAATGTCCCGACTCGGGAATTTAACAGGCGTGACGGAAGAAACTCTTCCTGAAGAAAGAACAACAAAGAATCGAGGGTTTTTCGAGAGCATTGCCTCGGCGTTTGAAGGATCCGACAACACGGGTGAATCTTCCTATTACGATAACCTCGTCGGCATGGGACTTGGAGATAGTGAAGCACGGGAATATGCAGGGGATCTGGAATCAGGCAGGATTATCCTGTTTGAAGATACAGCGGGAGCAACCGGAACTTATGGATACAGCGGAGCATCAATTTCAAATACAAACAATAATTTAGATACGGATACTCGCGCAGGCCTGTCAGGCCAGACACTGGATACTGATGATGAGCGTACATTGGAATTGCGTGAAGAAGAGCTTAATGTGAACAAGGAACGTGTCCAGACAGGGGAAGTTGAAATCCATAAGGACGTCGTTGAAGAACAGAAGACGATTGATGTTCCAGTTTCCCGCCAGGAGGTTTATGTTGACCGCCGTCCGGTTGACGGAGTAAGAGCTGACGCAGGAACAATCGGGGATGATGAAACAATTAGGGTGCCAATTGTCGAGGAGAAAGTGGAAGTAACGAAGAAACCAGTAGTCAATGAAGAACTGGTCATTGGCAAAAAAGAAGTACAGTCAACCGAGCAGGTTGTCGAAAATGTAAAGCGTGAGGAAGCGCATATCGAATCTGACGGTGACGTTGACATTGATGATGATAAGCGTAATGACAGATTCTAA
- the rpmI gene encoding 50S ribosomal protein L35 → MPKMKTHRGAAKRFKKTGSGQLKRDHAYTSHLFANKSTKAKRKLRKSALVSKGDFKRIRQLLDNLK, encoded by the coding sequence ATGCCAAAAATGAAAACTCACCGCGGCGCTGCCAAGCGTTTCAAAAAAACCGGTTCTGGTCAGCTGAAGCGTGACCACGCTTATACAAGCCACTTGTTCGCGAACAAGTCTACGAAAGCAAAGCGAAAGCTTCGCAAATCCGCACTTGTTTCCAAAGGTGATTTCAAACGCATCCGTCAATTGCTTGACAATCTTAAGTAA
- the sspI gene encoding small acid-soluble spore protein SspI — protein sequence MDLNLRAAVIHNIADNTQQELEDTIVDAIQNGEEKMLPGLGVLFEIIWNNSSENEKKEMLQALEGGLKK from the coding sequence ATGGATTTGAATCTGCGTGCGGCTGTTATCCATAACATCGCCGACAATACCCAGCAGGAACTTGAGGACACAATTGTCGACGCCATCCAGAATGGCGAAGAAAAAATGCTTCCGGGACTAGGCGTCTTGTTTGAAATCATCTGGAATAATTCTTCGGAAAACGAGAAAAAAGAAATGCTCCAAGCCCTTGAAGGCGGGCTGAAAAAATAG
- a CDS encoding dUTP diphosphatase, with translation MNIEKLTEMQMSLDTHIERKHGLEQDDLIDKKILALLVEAGELANETRCFKFWSQKPSSEREIILEEYVDGIHFVLSLGIECGFIPRLQPVKETEATVTGQFLDVFSSIAAFRKSRSEADYYEVFQSYLELGSKLGFTEADIEQAYFRKNEVNYERQQNNY, from the coding sequence ATGAATATTGAAAAGTTAACAGAAATGCAAATGTCGCTCGACACCCATATTGAACGGAAGCATGGGCTTGAGCAGGATGATCTTATTGACAAGAAAATACTCGCCTTGCTTGTTGAGGCGGGCGAATTGGCAAATGAAACCCGCTGTTTTAAATTTTGGAGTCAAAAGCCGTCATCCGAACGGGAAATTATCCTGGAGGAATATGTGGATGGCATCCATTTTGTCCTGTCGCTTGGCATTGAATGTGGGTTCATCCCTCGCTTGCAGCCTGTTAAGGAAACAGAAGCAACGGTTACCGGCCAATTCCTCGACGTCTTCAGTTCTATTGCCGCCTTCCGTAAAAGCCGCTCGGAAGCAGATTATTACGAGGTGTTCCAATCGTATTTAGAGCTCGGAAGCAAGCTTGGATTTACGGAAGCAGATATCGAACAAGCATACTTCAGAAAAAATGAAGTAAATTATGAGAGGCAGCAGAACAACTATTAG
- a CDS encoding M42 family metallopeptidase: MAQLDETLQMLKALTDAKGIPGNEREVREVMKEYIAPYADEVSTDGLGSLIAKKTGKEGGPKIMVAGHLDEVGFMVTQIDEKGFIRFQPVGGWWNQVMLAQRVTVVTRKGDVTGVIGSKPPHILTAEARKKPVEIKDMFIDIGASNRDEAKEWGVRPGDMIVPYFEFTVMKNEKMLLAKAWDNRIGCAIAIDVLKQLKDAEHPNVVYGVGTIQEEVGLRGARTAAAKIEPDIGFGVDVGIAGDTPGVTEKEALGKMGNGPQIILYDASMVSHKGLRDFVTDTADELNIPYQFDTVPGGGTDAGAIHLSHNGVPALAITIATRYIHSHAAMLHRDDYENTVKLIVEVIKRLDSEAVEKIKLG; this comes from the coding sequence ATGGCACAACTTGATGAAACATTGCAAATGCTGAAAGCCTTGACAGATGCAAAAGGAATTCCTGGAAATGAGCGGGAAGTCCGCGAAGTAATGAAAGAATACATAGCACCTTATGCCGATGAAGTGTCCACTGACGGACTCGGCAGCCTGATTGCCAAGAAAACAGGCAAGGAAGGCGGACCGAAAATCATGGTGGCCGGCCATCTTGACGAGGTAGGCTTCATGGTCACGCAAATTGATGAAAAAGGTTTTATCCGTTTTCAGCCTGTCGGCGGCTGGTGGAATCAGGTCATGCTTGCCCAGCGCGTTACCGTCGTCACTCGTAAAGGTGATGTAACTGGGGTTATTGGTTCGAAGCCTCCGCACATACTGACTGCAGAAGCCAGGAAGAAACCGGTCGAAATCAAGGATATGTTCATTGACATCGGCGCTTCAAACAGGGACGAAGCAAAGGAATGGGGAGTGCGCCCCGGCGACATGATCGTTCCTTATTTCGAATTCACAGTCATGAAAAACGAGAAAATGCTGCTTGCGAAAGCGTGGGACAACCGAATTGGCTGCGCCATCGCAATCGATGTCCTGAAGCAGTTGAAAGATGCTGAACATCCGAACGTCGTTTATGGCGTCGGTACGATCCAGGAAGAAGTGGGTCTCCGCGGGGCAAGGACTGCCGCAGCCAAAATTGAGCCAGATATCGGTTTTGGCGTCGATGTCGGTATTGCTGGCGATACTCCTGGTGTAACGGAGAAGGAAGCTCTTGGCAAAATGGGTAACGGGCCGCAAATCATCCTTTATGATGCATCCATGGTCTCCCACAAAGGACTGCGCGATTTCGTCACCGATACCGCGGATGAGTTGAACATCCCTTATCAATTTGATACAGTACCAGGCGGCGGAACTGATGCAGGTGCGATTCATTTATCCCATAATGGCGTCCCGGCACTTGCCATCACGATTGCGACCCGCTATATCCATTCGCATGCGGCTATGCTTCACCGCGATGATTACGAAAACACGGTCAAGCTGATTGTTGAGGTCATTAAGCGTCTTGATTCGGAAGCAGTTGAGAAAATTAAGTTAGGTTAA
- the rnhC gene encoding ribonuclease HIII, producing the protein MGHAVIIVPTEQIAGLKNHYSRFLIDKIPPGGIFAAKTPACMITAYKSGKVLFQGPSAESEAAQWSGISSSAPAVSKKTASKPVPGSHLPANFAQLSVIGSDEVGTGDYFGPITVVAAYVREQDMPLLKELGVRDSKDLNDDKITAIAKNIKDVIPYSLLTLHNEKYNQLQQSGMSQGKIKAILHNQALTHVLGKIAPEKPDAILVDQFAEPGIYFNHLRGQRTIIRENVHFSTKAEGLHLSVAAASILARYAFIRHFDKLSEEAGFTIPKGAGSKVDEAAAKLILAKGQAVLPHFVKYHFANTQKAINLVTKKRRNN; encoded by the coding sequence TTGGGCCATGCAGTCATAATAGTGCCGACAGAACAAATCGCCGGCTTGAAAAACCATTATTCACGCTTTTTAATTGATAAAATTCCGCCAGGTGGTATTTTTGCGGCAAAAACACCCGCCTGCATGATTACAGCCTATAAATCCGGCAAAGTGCTTTTTCAGGGACCATCGGCCGAAAGTGAAGCCGCCCAATGGAGCGGGATTTCATCATCCGCGCCGGCGGTTTCCAAAAAAACAGCTTCCAAACCGGTTCCTGGTTCCCATCTTCCCGCCAATTTCGCGCAATTGTCGGTAATTGGCTCGGACGAGGTTGGAACTGGGGATTATTTCGGACCGATCACGGTAGTCGCCGCTTATGTCCGGGAACAGGACATGCCACTTCTTAAAGAGCTGGGCGTCAGGGATTCCAAGGATTTGAACGATGACAAAATTACCGCTATTGCAAAGAATATTAAGGATGTCATCCCATACAGTTTATTAACCTTACATAATGAAAAATACAACCAACTTCAGCAATCAGGCATGTCCCAGGGGAAAATAAAGGCAATTCTCCACAATCAGGCGCTCACCCATGTCCTTGGCAAAATAGCCCCTGAGAAACCCGACGCCATCCTGGTCGACCAATTCGCCGAACCCGGCATTTACTTCAACCATCTGCGGGGACAGCGGACCATTATTAGGGAAAATGTCCATTTCAGCACAAAAGCAGAAGGACTGCATCTATCAGTTGCCGCAGCATCAATTCTTGCAAGATATGCATTTATCCGCCATTTTGACAAGTTAAGCGAAGAAGCAGGGTTCACTATTCCAAAGGGAGCCGGCTCGAAGGTTGACGAAGCGGCCGCGAAGCTGATTCTGGCAAAAGGGCAGGCTGTCCTGCCTCATTTCGTCAAATACCATTTTGCCAACACGCAAAAAGCGATCAATCTGGTTACCAAAAAAAGACGGAATAACTAA
- a CDS encoding sigma-w pathway protein ysdB — MIELLRLIGIILAGFFIYKIGKYYFSIPRKLEAARIQGRFLLLDDPNVPRKNFLLTFKGAVFEGEKYLGLTDDSFAVISISIWLKDIPRPEELSRKDFIFIQNELLKSYPKADIEWAGTAKGVLLQEVSTRKLPGT, encoded by the coding sequence ATGATTGAATTGTTGCGTCTCATCGGAATTATTTTGGCCGGATTTTTCATTTATAAGATCGGGAAATATTATTTTAGCATCCCCAGAAAACTGGAGGCTGCCAGGATCCAGGGGCGCTTCCTGCTTCTGGATGATCCGAATGTCCCGAGAAAAAATTTCCTCCTGACCTTTAAAGGAGCAGTGTTCGAAGGCGAAAAATACTTGGGCCTGACAGATGACTCATTCGCCGTCATTTCCATCTCGATTTGGCTGAAGGATATTCCCCGCCCCGAAGAACTGTCCCGGAAAGATTTTATCTTTATCCAGAACGAACTGCTGAAATCCTATCCAAAGGCTGACATTGAATGGGCAGGAACGGCAAAAGGTGTTCTGCTGCAAGAGGTCTCCACTAGAAAATTACCCGGTACATAA
- a CDS encoding CvpA family protein gives MLDLAIILLFIIGFFIGLKRGFILQLLHLAGFIISYIVAYKYYDILAPKLKLWVPYPTMGDTSTLSMFASSTGLEDAFYRAFAFVAIFFVVKVIVQIIGSMFDFIAHLPILRTLNVWAGGILGFMEVYLILLLLLYISALLPVEAIQKPLESSVIAEAIVKHTPVISEQLKELWIEYVAA, from the coding sequence ATGCTTGATTTAGCGATTATTCTTTTATTCATTATAGGTTTTTTTATCGGCCTGAAACGGGGATTTATCCTGCAGCTTCTTCATCTGGCGGGATTCATCATTTCCTACATTGTTGCTTATAAGTACTATGATATTCTGGCTCCGAAGCTAAAGCTGTGGGTTCCTTATCCCACGATGGGAGACACATCAACATTGTCGATGTTCGCCTCTTCCACCGGTCTGGAGGATGCTTTTTACAGGGCATTCGCCTTTGTGGCGATTTTCTTTGTGGTCAAGGTGATTGTCCAGATTATCGGCTCGATGTTTGATTTTATCGCCCATTTGCCAATCCTCAGGACGCTGAACGTCTGGGCGGGAGGTATTCTTGGGTTTATGGAAGTTTATCTCATTCTGCTATTATTATTGTATATCTCTGCGCTGCTGCCGGTTGAGGCAATCCAAAAACCGCTTGAAAGTTCGGTTATAGCAGAAGCGATTGTCAAGCACACGCCGGTCATTTCGGAGCAGTTGAAGGAATTATGGATTGAATATGTGGCTGCTTGA
- a CDS encoding TrmH family RNA methyltransferase, translated as MKFIQSAQNPQVKQWKKLAMKKERERTGLFIAEGFHLVEEALKSEGAVSEIVIAEGTDIPHRLDYKDIPITAVPKDIFKTLSETETPQGILAVCRQSSDQMALEGARTFLLLDAVQDPGNLGTMIRTADAAGIDAVIAGTGSVDIYNPKVLRSAQGSHFHLPVVAADLGEWIPGLMEKGVPVYGTALEGARDYREISPAGHFALIVGNEGSGVSKELLAKTSENLYVPIYGKSESLNVAIAAGVLLYHLRSGSGQQ; from the coding sequence ATGAAGTTTATTCAGTCAGCACAGAACCCTCAAGTAAAGCAGTGGAAGAAGCTTGCGATGAAGAAGGAACGTGAGCGCACTGGCCTCTTTATTGCGGAAGGCTTCCATCTTGTCGAGGAAGCATTAAAAAGTGAGGGGGCAGTCTCGGAAATTGTCATTGCAGAAGGAACCGATATTCCTCACCGACTTGACTATAAGGACATTCCGATTACGGCCGTGCCGAAGGATATTTTCAAAACCCTGTCCGAGACAGAAACGCCACAAGGCATCTTGGCGGTTTGCCGGCAAAGTTCCGATCAAATGGCGCTTGAGGGGGCAAGAACATTTTTGCTGCTCGATGCCGTGCAAGACCCGGGAAATCTCGGAACGATGATCAGGACTGCGGATGCGGCTGGAATAGACGCAGTTATTGCCGGGACGGGCAGTGTCGATATTTATAATCCGAAAGTGCTCCGTTCGGCGCAGGGGAGCCATTTTCATTTGCCGGTCGTTGCGGCGGATTTGGGCGAATGGATTCCAGGGCTGATGGAAAAAGGGGTACCTGTTTACGGAACTGCCCTGGAAGGAGCCAGAGACTATCGGGAAATTTCTCCCGCGGGACACTTCGCGCTCATTGTCGGGAATGAAGGAAGCGGCGTTTCGAAGGAGCTTTTGGCAAAAACGTCTGAAAACCTTTATGTGCCTATTTACGGAAAAAGCGAATCACTGAATGTCGCGATTGCAGCTGGAGTGCTTTTATACCATTTGCGGTCAGGAAGCGGCCAGCAATAA
- the zapA gene encoding cell division protein ZapA → MSNVNKNRTTVDIYGQQYVIIGQESSSHVRLVASLVDDKMREISSKNPSLDVNKLAVLTAVNAVNDFIKIRDQLEKLKSEMERE, encoded by the coding sequence GTGTCGAATGTGAATAAAAATCGGACAACGGTCGATATTTATGGCCAGCAATATGTCATAATCGGGCAGGAAAGCTCGAGCCATGTCAGGCTTGTGGCATCGCTTGTCGACGATAAAATGCGGGAAATCAGTTCCAAGAATCCTTCGTTAGATGTGAATAAATTGGCCGTCCTTACCGCAGTGAACGCAGTGAATGACTTTATTAAAATTAGAGACCAGCTGGAAAAGCTGAAATCAGAAATGGAAAGGGAATAG
- the infC gene encoding translation initiation factor IF-3: MLLNEGIRAREVRLIDQNGEQLGIKTKFEALEIAGRVNLDLVLVAPNAKPPVARIMDYGKFKFEQQKKDKEARKNQKIITTKEVRLSPTIDEHDFNTKLRNAIKFLEKGDKVKASIRFKGRAITHKEIGQRVLDRFSEACKEVATIESHPRMDGRSMFLVLAPKNDK; this comes from the coding sequence ATGTTGTTGAACGAAGGTATTCGCGCCCGTGAAGTCCGCTTGATTGACCAAAACGGCGAGCAGCTCGGAATTAAAACGAAATTTGAGGCGCTTGAAATTGCCGGCCGTGTAAATCTTGATTTGGTGCTGGTCGCACCAAACGCAAAGCCTCCGGTAGCCCGGATCATGGACTACGGAAAATTCAAGTTCGAGCAGCAAAAGAAGGATAAAGAGGCGCGCAAGAACCAGAAAATCATTACAACCAAAGAAGTACGCCTCAGCCCGACCATTGATGAGCATGACTTTAACACAAAACTTCGCAATGCGATTAAGTTCCTTGAAAAAGGCGATAAGGTTAAAGCATCAATCCGCTTTAAAGGGCGTGCAATCACCCATAAGGAAATCGGCCAGCGTGTTTTGGACCGTTTTTCCGAAGCGTGCAAGGAAGTTGCTACGATTGAGTCCCATCCAAGGATGGACGGCCGGAGCATGTTCCTGGTATTAGCACCTAAAAACGACAAGTAA
- the pheT gene encoding phenylalanine--tRNA ligase subunit beta produces the protein MFVSYKWLQDYVDLSGVTAEELAEKITKSGIEVEGVETLNEGIKGVVIGHVLEREQHPNADKLSKCLVDIGEESPVQIICGAPNVAKGQKVAVAKTGAVLPGNFKIKKAKLRGEESNGMICSLQELGMEGKTVPKEYAEGIFVFPDNVTPGEDAIEALNRDDKVLELGLTPNRADCLSMLGVAYEVGAILGRDVKFPDIHLYASNEKASDYIKISVDAHEDNPLYAAKVIKNVKIGPSPLWMQTRLMAAGIRPHNNVVDITNYILLEYGQPLHAFDYEKLGSKEILVRRAKEGETIVTLDDAKRTLTPDHLVITNGTEPVAIAGVMGGANSEVDSDTTTVLLEAAYFTGGTIRKASKDHGLRSEASARFEKGVDPNRVREAGERAAALMAEYAGGEVLEGTVEVDTMKAEPAVVSITLEKLNTFLGMSLSINEVTDIFAKLKFETSVDGETVTVTVPTRRGDITIEEDLIEEVARLYGYDNIPKTLPAGEQTAGKLSPYQAKRRVVRRFLEGAGLYQAVTYSLTSEEKVSQYALEKAEPIKLAMPMSEERSQLRLSIIPQLLEVLKYNGARQADSLAVYETGAVFLAKGEELPVEEEHLAAAITGLWVSNPWQGEKKPVDFYVLKGIIEGLTEKLGLTGRVDYVQAQVDGMHPGRTAEILLDGKRIGFAGQVHPSRQKELDLKDTYVFELKLNELLEAGTEPLHYESIPRFPSITRDIALVADKDTPAGALRAIIVEAGSPLLKEAAVFDLYEGANMEEGKKSIAFSLKYMDPERTLTDEEVTKVHEKVLAALKEKAGAVLRG, from the coding sequence ATGTTTGTTTCATATAAATGGCTCCAGGATTATGTGGATTTATCCGGAGTGACAGCGGAGGAACTTGCGGAAAAAATCACGAAAAGCGGGATTGAGGTTGAAGGAGTCGAGACGCTTAACGAGGGAATCAAAGGTGTCGTCATCGGCCATGTGCTCGAGCGTGAGCAGCATCCGAATGCCGACAAACTAAGCAAATGCCTAGTTGATATTGGAGAAGAGTCGCCGGTGCAAATCATTTGCGGGGCTCCGAACGTCGCTAAAGGGCAGAAAGTGGCCGTTGCGAAAACCGGCGCTGTTTTGCCTGGCAATTTCAAAATTAAGAAAGCGAAACTTCGCGGCGAAGAATCGAATGGGATGATTTGCTCGCTCCAGGAGCTTGGAATGGAAGGGAAAACCGTTCCTAAGGAATATGCGGAAGGAATCTTTGTATTCCCGGACAACGTAACACCTGGCGAAGACGCAATTGAAGCGCTGAACAGGGATGACAAGGTGCTTGAGCTTGGCCTTACTCCGAACAGGGCCGACTGCCTGAGCATGCTTGGAGTTGCATATGAAGTCGGGGCGATTTTAGGAAGGGACGTGAAATTCCCTGACATTCATCTGTATGCATCAAATGAAAAAGCTTCCGATTATATTAAAATATCGGTCGATGCACACGAAGACAATCCTCTGTATGCCGCAAAAGTGATTAAGAATGTCAAAATCGGCCCATCGCCGCTTTGGATGCAAACGCGCCTTATGGCAGCGGGCATCCGCCCGCACAACAATGTTGTCGATATTACAAACTATATACTGTTGGAGTATGGCCAGCCGCTCCATGCGTTCGATTATGAAAAATTAGGCTCTAAGGAAATCCTTGTCCGCCGTGCAAAAGAAGGCGAAACCATTGTAACGCTCGATGATGCGAAAAGAACGCTTACGCCGGACCACCTTGTCATTACGAATGGAACAGAACCAGTCGCGATTGCAGGGGTCATGGGTGGCGCAAACTCCGAAGTTGATTCCGATACCACTACTGTACTTCTCGAAGCGGCTTATTTTACGGGGGGGACAATCAGGAAAGCATCGAAGGACCATGGACTGCGCAGTGAAGCGAGTGCCCGTTTTGAAAAAGGCGTCGATCCGAACCGCGTCCGTGAAGCAGGTGAACGTGCCGCTGCCTTGATGGCGGAATATGCAGGTGGCGAAGTGCTTGAAGGAACGGTTGAGGTCGATACGATGAAGGCTGAGCCGGCAGTTGTTTCGATTACGTTGGAAAAGCTGAATACGTTCCTTGGCATGAGCTTGTCCATTAACGAAGTCACAGATATTTTTGCGAAGCTTAAATTCGAGACATCGGTTGACGGGGAGACCGTTACTGTCACTGTGCCGACCCGACGCGGGGACATCACCATAGAAGAAGACTTGATTGAAGAAGTCGCCCGTCTGTACGGCTATGATAACATCCCGAAAACATTGCCGGCTGGAGAGCAGACTGCAGGAAAGCTGTCGCCATACCAGGCGAAGCGCCGTGTCGTCCGCCGCTTCCTGGAAGGAGCCGGACTTTATCAGGCGGTCACCTATTCCCTGACAAGCGAAGAAAAGGTTTCCCAATACGCACTAGAGAAGGCAGAGCCAATAAAGCTTGCAATGCCGATGAGCGAAGAGCGTAGCCAGCTGCGCTTGAGCATCATCCCGCAGCTTCTTGAAGTCCTGAAATATAATGGCGCGAGGCAGGCGGACAGCCTGGCTGTTTATGAAACCGGGGCTGTATTCCTTGCTAAAGGGGAAGAGCTTCCTGTCGAGGAAGAGCATCTCGCTGCTGCGATAACAGGTCTTTGGGTTTCGAACCCGTGGCAAGGCGAGAAGAAGCCGGTCGATTTCTATGTCCTGAAAGGAATTATAGAGGGTCTCACTGAAAAACTCGGTCTCACCGGGCGGGTGGACTATGTCCAGGCACAGGTTGACGGCATGCATCCGGGCAGGACTGCGGAGATCCTTTTGGATGGCAAGCGGATCGGTTTCGCAGGGCAAGTTCACCCATCAAGGCAAAAGGAACTTGATTTGAAAGACACATACGTATTTGAATTGAAGCTTAACGAGTTACTTGAAGCCGGGACAGAGCCGCTTCATTACGAATCGATTCCAAGATTCCCGTCCATCACACGGGATATCGCCCTTGTTGCCGACAAGGATACGCCAGCTGGGGCACTCCGTGCTATCATCGTTGAAGCCGGCAGCCCGTTGTTGAAGGAAGCCGCGGTGTTTGATTTGTATGAAGGGGCCAATATGGAAGAGGGCAAGAAGTCGATTGCTTTCTCGCTTAAATATATGGATCCTGAGCGGACTTTAACAGATGAGGAAGTCACCAAGGTGCATGAAAAGGTATTGGCGGCACTGAAGGAAAAAGCAGGAGCAGTCCTGAGAGGGTAA
- a CDS encoding DUF1294 domain-containing protein: MELFLYTYLALINIYAFTLMGIDKKRARKQVYRISERSLWLSAFLGGAPGALLGMNAFRHKTKHTAFKAGMPLLAVIEIGLFMYRVIF; the protein is encoded by the coding sequence ATGGAGCTGTTTCTGTATACATATTTGGCGTTAATAAATATCTACGCGTTTACACTGATGGGAATCGATAAAAAACGGGCCAGGAAACAAGTTTACAGAATCAGCGAAAGATCTCTATGGCTGTCCGCATTCCTGGGTGGAGCTCCAGGAGCGTTGCTTGGCATGAATGCTTTCCGCCATAAAACTAAGCATACAGCGTTTAAGGCAGGGATGCCGCTGCTCGCAGTCATTGAGATTGGCCTCTTTATGTACCGGGTAATTTTCTAG
- the pheS gene encoding phenylalanine--tRNA ligase subunit alpha, with protein MQERLTELQKEALEKVGQAGSLKELNDVRVAYLGKKGPITEVLRGMGKLSAEERPKMGALVNEVRQAIEAEISVKQTELEEAAVNERLASETIDVTLPGRTVKAGSHHPLTKIIEEIEDLFIGMGYEIAEGPEVEKDYYNFEALNLPKGHPARDMQDSFYITEETLLRTHTSPVQARTMEKQGGKGPIRIICPGKVYRRDNDDATHSHQFMQIEGLVVGENIRMSDLKGTLAEFAKKMFGEDREIRLRPSFFPFTEPSVEMDISCKICGGNGCSVCKGTGWIEILGAGMVHPNVLEMAGYDSKKYTGFAFGMGPERIAMLKYGIDDIRHFYTNDIRFLKQFSRQE; from the coding sequence ATGCAGGAAAGATTGACTGAATTGCAAAAAGAAGCCCTTGAAAAAGTGGGCCAGGCTGGGAGCCTGAAAGAATTGAATGATGTCCGTGTCGCCTATCTTGGCAAAAAGGGGCCAATCACGGAGGTTTTGCGTGGAATGGGCAAGTTGTCCGCAGAAGAACGCCCGAAAATGGGCGCACTTGTCAATGAAGTGCGACAGGCAATTGAAGCGGAAATTTCCGTGAAGCAAACAGAGCTTGAAGAAGCAGCGGTCAATGAGCGTCTCGCTTCGGAAACAATCGATGTAACGTTGCCTGGAAGGACTGTCAAAGCTGGAAGCCACCATCCGCTCACGAAAATCATCGAAGAAATTGAGGATCTTTTCATCGGAATGGGCTATGAGATTGCCGAAGGCCCGGAAGTAGAAAAAGATTATTACAACTTTGAAGCCCTTAACTTGCCAAAAGGCCATCCAGCACGCGATATGCAGGATTCCTTCTATATTACAGAGGAAACTCTGCTTCGGACCCATACATCGCCGGTCCAGGCAAGGACGATGGAAAAACAGGGCGGCAAAGGCCCGATCCGGATCATTTGCCCTGGAAAAGTGTATCGCCGCGATAATGATGATGCGACGCATTCCCACCAGTTCATGCAAATCGAAGGGCTCGTTGTCGGTGAGAACATCCGCATGAGCGACCTGAAGGGGACGCTTGCTGAGTTCGCGAAAAAAATGTTCGGCGAAGACCGTGAAATCAGGCTGCGCCCTAGCTTCTTCCCTTTCACAGAGCCATCTGTCGAAATGGACATTTCTTGCAAAATTTGCGGCGGAAACGGCTGCAGCGTCTGCAAGGGGACTGGCTGGATCGAAATTCTTGGCGCCGGAATGGTCCACCCGAATGTCCTTGAAATGGCTGGCTATGATTCGAAAAAATACACCGGTTTTGCATTTGGAATGGGGCCTGAAAGGATCGCGATGCTGAAATACGGGATCGATGACATCCGCCATTTCTATACGAATGATATCCGGTTCCTGAAACAGTTTTCGAGACAGGAATAG
- the rplT gene encoding 50S ribosomal protein L20, producing the protein MPRVKGGTVTRKRRKKVLKLAKGYFGSKHTLYKVANQQVMKSLQYAYRDRRQKKRDFRKLWITRINAAARINGLSYSRLMHGLKLAGIEVNRKMLAELAVSDAQGFAQLADAAKQQLNQ; encoded by the coding sequence ATGCCACGTGTAAAAGGCGGTACTGTTACGCGCAAGCGTCGTAAAAAAGTTCTTAAATTAGCAAAAGGTTATTTCGGTTCAAAACATACATTATACAAAGTTGCCAATCAGCAGGTCATGAAGTCACTGCAATATGCATACCGTGACCGTCGCCAGAAAAAGCGCGACTTCCGTAAGCTATGGATTACCCGTATCAATGCGGCTGCCCGCATCAACGGCCTATCTTACAGCCGTTTAATGCACGGCCTTAAGCTTGCCGGCATCGAAGTAAACCGCAAAATGCTTGCCGAGCTTGCAGTTAGCGATGCTCAAGGCTTCGCGCAACTTGCAGACGCAGCAAAGCAACAGCTTAACCAATAA